One window of the Equus caballus isolate H_3958 breed thoroughbred chromosome 2, TB-T2T, whole genome shotgun sequence genome contains the following:
- the TMEM35B gene encoding transmembrane protein 35B isoform X1: MALPLAALRVLLGGFFALTGAAKLSEQLSPPTSERMKALFVQFAEVFPLKVFCYQPDPESYQAAVGWLELLAGLLLVLGPPVLQDISNLLLTLLMMGALFTLVSLKESLNTCIPAIVCLGLLLLLDICQALVQTKQVVRATRKTPGAFKEPWE, encoded by the exons ATGGCGCTCCCGCTCGCCGCGCTGCGCGTCCTGCTGGGCGGTTTCTTCGCGCTCACGGGCGCCGCCAAGCTCTCGGAGCAGCTCTCGCCTCCCACGTCGGAGCGGATG AAAGCCCTGTTCGTGCAGTTTGCTGAGGTCTTCCCACTGAAGGTGTTCTGCTACCAGCCAGATCCCGAGAGCTACCAGGCGGCTGTGGGCTGGCTGGAACTGCTGGCTGGGTTGCTGCTGGTCCTGGGCCCACCGGTGCTGCAAGACATCAGTAACTTGCTTTTGACCCTGCTCATGATGG GGGCTCTCTTCACTTTGGTATCTCTGAAAGAGTCACTGAACACCTGCATTCCGGCCATCGTCTGCCTggggctcctgctgctgctggatATCTGCCAAGCCTTGGTCCAAACTAAGCAGGTGGTCAGAGCCACTAGGAAGACTCCAGGTGCATTCAAGGAACCCTGGGAGTAG
- the TMEM35B gene encoding transmembrane protein 35B isoform X2, producing MALPLAALRVLLGGFFALTGAAKLSEQLSPPTSERMPDPESYQAAVGWLELLAGLLLVLGPPVLQDISNLLLTLLMMGALFTLVSLKESLNTCIPAIVCLGLLLLLDICQALVQTKQVVRATRKTPGAFKEPWE from the exons ATGGCGCTCCCGCTCGCCGCGCTGCGCGTCCTGCTGGGCGGTTTCTTCGCGCTCACGGGCGCCGCCAAGCTCTCGGAGCAGCTCTCGCCTCCCACGTCGGAGCGGATG CCAGATCCCGAGAGCTACCAGGCGGCTGTGGGCTGGCTGGAACTGCTGGCTGGGTTGCTGCTGGTCCTGGGCCCACCGGTGCTGCAAGACATCAGTAACTTGCTTTTGACCCTGCTCATGATGG GGGCTCTCTTCACTTTGGTATCTCTGAAAGAGTCACTGAACACCTGCATTCCGGCCATCGTCTGCCTggggctcctgctgctgctggatATCTGCCAAGCCTTGGTCCAAACTAAGCAGGTGGTCAGAGCCACTAGGAAGACTCCAGGTGCATTCAAGGAACCCTGGGAGTAG
- the LOC111770293 gene encoding platelet-activating factor receptor-like, which produces MNSSVGDLGVGGCSPWDDPARFIVVPTAYALALGLGLPANVAALAVFVRSGRRLGQALRLYLLNLALADVLFTLTLPLWLAYYLGPAHWPFPEAACRAAGAAYCAATYAAVAFAALISVCRCGAVRGPRPGVAGLLSLRRRGPARAACAAAWLAGLACAAPSLAAPRALRPGPGGATRCLEHGGARAGLAYAPVAFFAAAFLLVLAAYVSLARALAAPSGPGPVPAGPHRRAARTMVLGLLLVFALCLAPYHLLLAPWVAGQEGAADGDGGGCRAASTLDVLHTLSLALLSLNSCLDPLIYCFSVRRFRQDCWALGCRPGAGGPRPHAASLASS; this is translated from the coding sequence ATGAACAGCAGTGTTGGGGACCTGGGTGTTGGTGGCTGCAGCCCCTGGGATGACCCTGCTCGCTTCATCGTGGTGCCCACGGCCTACGCCTTGgcgctgggcctggggctgcccgCCAACGTGGCCGCGCTGGCAGTGTTCGTCCGCAGCGGCAGGCgcctgggccaggccctgcgTCTCTACCTGCTCAACCTGGCCCTGGCCGACGTGCTCTTCACGCTCACGCTGCCGCTGTGGCTCGCCTACTACCTGGGCCCGGCCCACTGGCCCTTCCCGGAGGCCGCGTGCCGCGCCGCCGGGGCTGCCTACTGCGCGGCCACCTACGCGGCCGTGGCCTTCGCGGCGCTCATCAGCGTGTGCCGCTGCGGCGCGGTGCGCGGTCCCCGGCCCGGGGTGGCCGGCCTCCTCTCGCTGCGCCGCCGgggccccgcgcgcgccgcctGCGCCGCCGCCTGGCTGGCCGGCCTGGCCTGCGCCGCGCCCTCGCTGGCCGCCCCTCGCGCGCTGCGCCCCGGCCCGGGCGGTGCCACCCGCTGCCTCGAGCACGGCGGGGCGCGCGCCGGCCTGGCCTACGCCCCCGTGGCCTTCTTCGCCGCCGCCTTCCTGCTGGTGCTCGCGGCCTACGTGAGCCTGGCCCGGGCGCTCGCGGCGCCCTCGGGCCCGGGCCCGGTCCCCGCCGGACCGCACCGGCGCGCCGCCAGGACCATGGTGCTGGGCCTCCTGCTCGTCTTCGCCCTCTGCCTGGCGCCCTACCACTTGCTGCTGGCGCCCTGGGTGGCCGGGCAGGAGGGCGCCGCGGACGGCGACGGCGGCGGGTGCCGGGCCGCCTCCACGCTCGACGTCCTGCACACCCTCAGCCTGGCGCTGCTGAGCCTCAACAGCTGCCTGGACCCGCTCATCTACTGCTTCTCCGTGCGCCGCTTCCGCCAGGACTGCTGGGCGCTGGGCTGCCGccccggggccgggggcccccGGCCGCACGCGGCCTCCTTGGCCTCCTCCTAG